A part of Aegilops tauschii subsp. strangulata cultivar AL8/78 chromosome 2, Aet v6.0, whole genome shotgun sequence genomic DNA contains:
- the LOC109778501 gene encoding ethylene-responsive transcription factor 1B-like: MDNHGDMCYYSGGGMGAAADPSCSSTSLSSIDSFLSDLSGGEMIDEEIRSQPKRPAASAFIGVRARPWGRFAAEIRDSTRGGARVWLGTFATAEAAAMAYNKAALSSRGAATALDFPLERVQESLQALGTTMTGIGGSPVLALKWRHSKRRRRSKAEIAKDAATCVRRSKVIAKQQQFIVELEDIGVDYLDELLRITCNTT; this comes from the coding sequence ATGGACAACCACGGTGATATGTGCTACTACAGCGGCGGCGGCATGGGCGCCGCGGCCGACCCCTCCTGCTCCTCCACCTCCTTGTCGTCCATTGACTCGTTTCTATCCGACTTGAGCGGCGGCGAGATGATCGACGAGGAAATAAGGAGTCAGCCCAAGAGGCCAGCAGCCTCGGCGTTCATCGGCGTGCGCGCGCGGCCGTGGGGACGGTTTGCGGCGGAGATCCGGGACTCGACgcggggcggcgcgcgggtgtggttgggcaCGTTTGCCACGGCCGAGGCCGCCGCCATGGCCTACAACAAGGCGGCGCTCTCGTCACGGGGCGCGGCCACGGCGCTCGATTTCCCTCTGGAGCGCGTCCAGGAGTCGCTCCAGGCACTTGGCACTACCATGACAGGCATAGGCGGATCGCCCGTGCTGGCGCTCAAATGGCGCCACTCCAAGAGAAGAAGGCGCAGCAAGGCCGAGATAGCGAAAGACGCGGCGACATGCGTGAGGAGGAGCAAGGTCATAGCCAAGCAGCAGCAGTTCATCGTGGAGCTGGAGGACATCGGCGTCGACTACCTGGATGAGCTTCTCAGGATCACGTGTAACACTACTTAG